The Penicillium digitatum chromosome 6, complete sequence genome has a window encoding:
- a CDS encoding Nucleolar protein 16, producing the protein MGKVLQKKKARSGRSKARAKDSRLKSGHKKINVLGNQIIADNWDRDLTLTQNYQRLGLMHKLNAPSGGRERLPGNKDQYPEIKNSLHIRGSAKAAAAKLDLGETRVERDPETGRILRVIHDDEDNIEVAGFQRSRNNPLNDPLNDILAGNGDSNPLADSVIVQQLERQADQEGKTVRAKKPRYQSSREGEWAQRLIEKHGDNFTAMTRDRKLNPMQQSEGDLRRRINKWKKSQL; encoded by the exons ATGGGTAAAGTTttgcaaaagaagaaagccCGCTCCGGGCGCTCCAAGGCCCGTGCCAAGGACAGCCGCCTCAAGAGCGGCCACAAGAAGATCAATGTGCTGGGCAATCAGATCATCGCCGACAACTG GGATCGCGATCTGACCCTGACACAAAACTACCAACGCCTTGGTTTGATGCACAAGCTGAATGCACCATCCGGTGGCCGCGAACGCCTCCCCGGAAACAAGGACCAATACCCCGAAATCAAGAACTCGCTGCACATCCGCGGCAGCGCCAAAGCAGCCGCAGCTAAGCTTGACCTTGGCGAGACACGAGTAGAGCGCGATCCCGAGACTGGCAGAATTCTGCGCGTCATCCACGACGACGAAGACAACATCGAAGTGGCAGGCTTCCAGCGCTCGCGCAACAACCCTCTCAACGATCCTCTGAACGATATTTTGGCCGGCAATGGTGACAGCAACCCTCTCGCAGACTCGGTGATTGTGCAGCAGCTTGAGCGCCAGGCGGATCAGGAGGGGAAGACTGTTCGTGCTAAGAAGCCGCGGTACCAGAGCTCGCGCGAGGGCGAGTGGGCTCAGCGCTTGATCGAGAAGCACGGGGATAATTTCACTGCGATGACTCGTGACCGAAAGCTCAATCCTATGCAGCAGAGCGAGGGTGATTTGCGGAGGAGAATtaacaagtggaagaagagtCAGTTGTAA
- a CDS encoding ZIP Zinc transporter, putative produces MASRFFPSRRTGIALVAGCILFSALAAASVGPGELSVGQIEEQLQSCPLVESLNEHKRATRPETTSLASKIFAVLFPGTPAVNALLATLYISGPPNFLLALCPPNIDPSSLSVMVAFAVGGLLGDTLFHLLPEIFVGEASPDHVSFVMVEPNKNLLLGLGIMVGFFTFVAMDKALRIATGGEGGHDHSHNHAHAESTDAVTSGAKTKKPRGELKKRKSAAKGSSEVIAEKEINPSVKLGGYLNLIADFTHNITDGLALSFSFYASPTIGATTTVAVFFHEIPHEVGDFALLIQSGFSKRKAMGAQFITAIGAFLGTLIGIAIQEFGGNTTLDDTEPAGLMGTSLTWGDMLLPFTAGTFLYVGTVSVIPELLETGKDKGVEVRKTITQFLAVALGAGIMLAISWD; encoded by the exons ATGGCTTCTCGCTTTTTTCCTTCACGTCGAACAGGAATTGCTCTTGTTGCAGGATGTATTTTGTTCTCAGCCTTGGCCGCCGCAAGTGTTGGCCCCGGAGAGCTCTCCGTGGGCCAGATCGAGGAGCAATTGCAG AGCTGCCCACTTGTAGAATCTCTTAACGAGCACAAGCGTGCAACGCGCCCAGAGACTACTAGCTTGGCATCGAAGATCTTCGCTGTCCTCTTCCCGGGCACCCCAGCGGTGAACGCGCTTCTGGCAACTTTGTACATCTCCGGTCCACCCA ACTTCCTCCTGGCACTATGCCCACCTAATATTGATCCCTCCTCGCTGTCAGTGATGGTCGCATTTGCCGTCGGTGGCCTACTTGGCGATACTCTCTTCCACCTACTCCCCGAGATTTTCGTCGGCGAAGCCTCCCCCGACCACGTGAGCTTTGTAATGGTTGAACCAAACAAGAacctccttctcggcctgGGAATCATGGTTGGATTCTTCACCTTTGTCGCAATGGACAAGGCTCTGCGCATCGCGACTGGCGGCGAGGGCGGTCACGACCACTCGCATAACCACGCGCACGCCGAATCAACCGATGCGGTCACATCTGGCgccaagaccaagaagccCAGAGGCGAGCTGAAGAAGCGCAAGTCTGCCGCAAAGGGATCTTCTGAGGTCATTGCCGAGAAGGAAATTAACCCCAGCGTCAAGCTTGGAGGTTACCTTAACCTCATCGCCGATTTCACCCATAACATCACTGATGGCCTtgccctttctttttccttctatGCCTCGCCTACCATCGGCGCGACGACCACTGTGGCTGTCTTCTTCCACGAAATCCCCCACGAAGTTGGTGACTTTGCTCTGCTTATTCAGTCCGGCTTCTCGAAGCGCAAGGCAATGGGCGCACAATTTATTACCGCTATTGGTGCTTTCTTGGGTACCCTTATTGGAATTGCTATCCAGGAGTTTGGCGGCAACACCACTCTGGATGATACCGAGCCTGCTGGTCTTATGGGAACTAGCCTCACCTGGGGTGATAtgcttcttccattcacTGCTGGAACTTTCTTGTATGTTGGTACCGTGTCTGTGATTCCGGAGTTGCTTGAGACCGGCAAGGACAAGGGTGTTGAAGTGCGGAAGACCATCACTCAGTTCTTGGCTGTTGCCCTTGGGGCCGGCATTATGCTTGC TATTTCTTGGGATTGA
- a CDS encoding Anp1, whose translation MAVARSMRRTSPISLVLAALLAFGFICFMLSPSTPSASSASVSSQQRQENAAEHPLSPPTKPFFKSQPVRSDGRKAAPPVVHYDLNSLTNTADSIANGERVLILTPLARFYQGYWDNVEKLSYPHELISLGFIAPKTSDGNAAVAALEKAIAKTQSGPIDNRFASITILRQDFDPPLKSQDEKARHAMAAQKERRESMSRARNSLLFTTLGPGTSWVLWLDSDVVETPAALIQDLTAFDQPVIVPNCFQRYYDSSKKKWDVRPYDFNSWVDSQTAQNLAANMGPDEILLEGYAEMPTYRTLMAHLPDMKNLDPKKMLALDGVGGTALLVKADVHRDGAMFPAFPFFHLVETEGFAKMARRLGYEVIGLPDYFVYHYNE comes from the exons ATGGCCGTTGCACGCTCCATGCGCCGCACGAGCCCAATCAGCCTCGTGCTAGCAGCGCTGCTAGCATTTGGCTTCATATGTTTCATGCTCTCGCCCTCGACTCCCTCCGCATCCTCCGCATCCGTTAGCTCCCAACAGCGCCAGGAAAACGCTGCCGAACATCCCCTCTCCCCACCCACAAAACCATTCTTCAAATCACAGCCAGTGCGAAGCGATGGTCGCAAGGCAGCACCCCCAGTTGTCCACTATGACCTCAACAGCTTAACTAACACCGCGGACTCAATAGCCAACGGCGAGCGGGTCCTTATCCTCACCCCGCTAGCCCGGTTCTACCAAGGATACTGGGATAACGTTGAGAAGCTAAGCTATCCGCACGAGCTGATCTCCCTGGGATTCATCGCACCGAAGACAAGCGATGGAAACGCTGCAGTTGCGGCTCTGGAAAAGGCCATTGCCAAGACGCAATCGGGGCCAATCGACAACCGCTTCGCGAGCATTACTATCCTTCGCCAGGACTTCGACCCACCGTTGAAATCCCAGGATGAGAAGGCTCGCCATGCAATGGCTGCGCAGAAAGAGCGCCGCGAGTCGATGAGTCGTGCGAGAAACAGCCTGCTGTTTACAACGCTTGGCCCCGGGACTTCGTGGGTCCTGTGGCTGGACAGCGACGTTGTCGAGACACCGGCTGCTCTCATACAGGATCTCACGGCCTTCGATCAGCCGGTTATTGTACCAAACTGCTTCCAGCGCTATTACGActcctcgaagaagaagtgggATGTCAGGCCTTATGACTTCAATTCTTGGGTTGATAGCCAGACCGCGCAGAACCTCGCCGCGAACATGGGGCCTGATGAAATTCTCTTGGAAGGCTACGCTGAGATGCCTACGTATCGTACCCTGATGGCTCACTTGCCCGACATGAAAAATCTTGATCCGAAGAAGATGCTGGCTCTTGATGGTGTTGGTGGTACGGCCTTGTTAGTCAAGGCTGATGTGCATCGTGACGGTGCCATGTTCCCCGCTTTCCCGTTCTTTCATTTGGTGGAGACGGAGGGCTTCGCGAAGATGGCTCGAAGACTGGGATACGAGGTCATTGGACTCCCGGATTACTTC GTCTACCATTATAACGAGTAA
- a CDS encoding Mitochondrial carrier protein, putative: protein MASAPAPTPVSVSDMTDQKAESTLAQSGTSKSNYKGFAAGVFSGIAKLSVGHPFDTIKVRLQTSKDVQFRGPLDCTLQTLRKEGLQGFYKGATPPLIGWMVMDSVMLGSLTLYRRLLLENVFSKPHIRPYLPFSRYQPDLATLPSFGHGIAGILAGITVSFVAAPVEHVKARLQVQYAAEKSKRMYSGPIDCLRKMLRTHGISGLYRGLWATVFFRSFFFFWWGSYDVLTRYLKNHTTLSAPSINFWAGGISAQCFWLTSYPSDVVKQRLMTDPMGGALNDGKRQFRGWKDAAVAVWHERGWRGYWRGFVPCFLRAFPANAMALVAFEGVMRTLP from the exons ATGGCATCGGCGCCGGCGCCTACACCGGTTTCAGTGTCTGATATGACGGATCAGAAGGCGGAAAGCACGCTTGCTCAATCTGGGACATCAAAGTCAAATTACAAGGGTTTTGCAGCGGGTGTTTTTTCAGGCATTGCAAAGCTCAGCG TTGGCCATCC ATTCGATACTATCAAGGTTCGCCTACAAACTAGCAAAGATGTGCAATTCCGAGGACCGTTAGATTGCACATTGCAGACCTTGCGAAAGGAAGGATTACAAGGGTTCTATAAGGGAGCGACACCGCCGCTGATCGGATGGATGGTTATGGATTCTGT TATGCTGGGCTCATTGACTCTATATCGCCGATTATTACTCGAAAACGTCTTCTCAAAACCTCACATCCGTCCTTACCTCCCCTTCTCGCGCTACCAACCAGACCTCGCAACCCTTCCTAGTTTCGGACATGGTATTGCGGGTATATTGGCTGGTATAACGGTCAGTTTTGTCGCAGCCCCAGTCGAGCACGTCAAGGCACGCCTGCAGGTGCAATACGCCGCCGAAAAATCGAAGCGCATGTACAGCGGGCCGATCGACTGCCTGCGAAAGATG CTTCGCACGCATGGCATCAGTGGCCTATACCGTGGGCTCTGGGCCACGGTCTTCTTCcgctcctttttcttcttctggtGGGGCTCCTATGACGTCCTGACTCGCTACTTAAAAAACCACACCACGCTGTCTGCCCCTTCCATCAACTTCTGGGCTGGTGGTATCTCCGCCCAATGCTTTTGGCTCACCTCATACCCGTCCGACGTCGTTAAGCAGCGTCTTATGACCGATCCCATGGGTGGTGCGCTGAATGACGGCAAGCGACAATTCCGCGGCTGGAAGGACGCTGCGGTCGCCGTATGGCATGAGCGTGGGTGGAGAGGTTACTGGCGGGGCTTCGTGCCATGCTTTCTTAGGGCATTCCCGGCGAATGCAATGGCTCTGGTTGCGTTCGAGGGTGTGATGCGCACCTTGCCCTAA